In one window of Bradyrhizobium diazoefficiens DNA:
- a CDS encoding undecaprenyl-phosphate glucose phosphotransferase, whose protein sequence is MAVATYGSEKAYSPSSSRGTALQRPFQIVVIATDFLLILLSYVAGSALYGFATASTSDGASVGAGLIVGLVFVALAYLQDVYATHRLLNLVWQMRKAVFIWLVSLTVLAVAAFLLKSTDNLSRGTVIVFAAMGGLGLISLRFGWQVVLGTSFARSRLVDRKVVLLSLKPLDFTSGRFKDLRRNGFDVVRHFVLGTDESDDGHWEREVRDVIRQSRLADVDEYLLAIDWDELPMLRKLGHCLRAVPQPVRLLPDDSIADIVSRPFLPVSGTVAVEIQRPPLSIFERLQKRCLDVGVAIFALVVLTPLLLTVAMLIKLDSPGTVIFRQSRRGFNGKPFDIWKFRSMTVSENGQTIAQATRQDARVTKIGRFLRMTSIDELPQLWNVLRGDMSLVGPRPHALAHDNYYDELISKYVYRHHMKPGLTGWAQVNGLRGETPTIDLMEKRVEYDVWYVSNWSIWLDLKIMARTASAVMFQEAY, encoded by the coding sequence ATGGCTGTTGCAACTTATGGTTCTGAGAAGGCTTACTCGCCGTCATCGTCGCGCGGCACTGCCCTTCAGCGACCATTTCAGATCGTCGTCATCGCTACTGATTTCCTGCTGATCTTGCTGAGTTACGTCGCCGGCTCCGCCCTTTACGGGTTTGCGACGGCGTCTACTTCCGATGGCGCTTCGGTTGGCGCCGGACTGATCGTTGGCCTTGTGTTCGTCGCGCTTGCCTATCTTCAGGATGTCTACGCAACGCATCGCCTGTTAAATCTCGTCTGGCAGATGCGCAAGGCCGTCTTTATCTGGTTGGTGTCGTTGACGGTCCTTGCGGTCGCGGCATTCCTCTTGAAGTCGACGGACAATCTGTCCCGCGGCACAGTGATTGTCTTCGCGGCGATGGGCGGCCTCGGGCTCATTAGTCTCCGCTTTGGTTGGCAGGTCGTACTCGGTACGAGTTTTGCCCGAAGCCGCCTGGTTGATCGCAAGGTGGTGCTTCTGAGCCTCAAGCCGCTTGACTTCACGTCGGGCCGGTTCAAGGATCTGCGCCGGAACGGCTTCGATGTCGTGCGTCATTTCGTGCTCGGAACCGACGAGAGCGACGATGGCCATTGGGAGCGGGAAGTTCGGGACGTCATCCGCCAATCGCGCCTTGCCGATGTCGATGAGTATCTTCTGGCGATCGACTGGGACGAATTGCCGATGCTTCGAAAGCTTGGCCATTGCCTGCGTGCTGTACCGCAGCCTGTGCGCCTTTTGCCGGACGATTCGATCGCCGATATCGTCTCGCGCCCGTTCCTGCCCGTCAGTGGGACCGTGGCGGTGGAGATTCAGCGGCCTCCGCTGAGCATCTTCGAGCGTTTGCAGAAGCGCTGTCTCGACGTCGGCGTCGCGATATTCGCGCTCGTCGTGTTGACGCCCCTGCTGTTGACCGTCGCCATGCTGATCAAGCTGGATTCACCTGGAACCGTCATCTTCCGGCAGTCGCGGCGCGGGTTCAACGGCAAGCCTTTCGATATCTGGAAATTCCGGTCGATGACCGTTTCCGAAAATGGTCAGACGATCGCTCAGGCGACCAGGCAAGATGCGCGCGTAACCAAGATCGGGCGTTTCCTTCGCATGACGAGCATCGACGAATTGCCGCAGCTCTGGAACGTCTTGCGAGGCGATATGTCTCTGGTCGGGCCGCGGCCGCACGCCCTGGCTCACGACAATTACTATGACGAGCTCATCAGCAAATATGTCTACCGCCACCACATGAAGCCTGGCCTGACCGGCTGGGCTCAGGTGAACGGCCTTCGCGGCGAGACACCGACGATCGACCTGATGGAAAAGCGGGTCGAATACGACGTCTGGTACGTCAGCAATTGGAGCATCTGGCTTGATCTGAAGATCATGGCGCGGACGGCGTCAGCCGTGATGTTCCAGGAGGCGTACTAG
- a CDS encoding metallophosphoesterase family protein translates to MSRTRPRLPVHKPQLPEGVRIYAISDIHGCAHLLQPMLRVIDADVARSRPPYAIEIFMGDYIDRGPDTRATLDILIERSRRGNAVFLKGNHEAFLVKVFEDPSLFEDWLRVGGAQTLMSYGLAPPDLTRDEPETILRNLMRVMPMEHLQFLDNLRLSFTCGDFFFVHAGVRPGVPLAEQRERDLLWIRDEFLRSDERFGKYIVHGHTPVRNAEFLENRVNIDTGAYATGNLTLMSIQGSRMLAV, encoded by the coding sequence ATGTCGCGTACCAGACCGCGTTTGCCAGTGCACAAGCCGCAATTGCCGGAAGGTGTTCGGATCTACGCGATCTCGGATATTCACGGCTGCGCTCATCTGCTTCAGCCCATGTTGCGGGTGATTGACGCCGACGTCGCTCGCAGTCGGCCGCCTTATGCAATCGAGATTTTCATGGGCGATTACATCGATCGCGGCCCGGACACTCGCGCGACCCTCGACATCCTGATCGAGCGAAGCCGCAGGGGAAACGCGGTCTTCCTCAAGGGAAACCACGAAGCATTTCTAGTAAAGGTCTTCGAAGATCCTTCGTTATTTGAGGACTGGCTTCGCGTCGGCGGCGCGCAGACATTGATGTCCTATGGGCTTGCGCCTCCGGATCTAACCCGAGACGAGCCAGAAACGATATTGCGCAACTTAATGCGCGTGATGCCCATGGAGCATCTGCAATTCCTGGACAATTTGCGGTTGAGCTTCACCTGCGGAGACTTTTTTTTCGTTCACGCCGGCGTCCGCCCAGGCGTTCCTTTGGCCGAGCAGAGGGAACGCGATTTGCTCTGGATTCGCGACGAGTTCCTGCGGAGCGACGAGCGGTTCGGAAAGTATATCGTCCATGGTCACACGCCGGTCCGGAACGCCGAATTTCTGGAGAACCGGGTCAACATCGATACGGGTGCCTATGCGACAGGCAATCTCACCCTGATGAGCATTCAGGGGAGCCGCATGCTTGCGGTGTGA
- a CDS encoding metallophosphoesterase, translated as MGDYIDRGPDTRSTLDILDERSRRGNAVFLKGNHEAFLVRVFENPLLFEDWIAVGGNQRLMSYGLAPPDLKRDESVSILRDLIRAMPTEHLEFRTICG; from the coding sequence ATGGGCGATTATATCGATCGCGGCCCGGATACCCGCTCCACTCTCGACATCCTGGACGAACGGAGCCGTCGAGGAAACGCGGTTTTTCTCAAGGGCAATCACGAGGCATTTCTCGTGAGAGTATTCGAAAATCCTTTACTGTTCGAGGATTGGATTGCCGTCGGTGGGAACCAGAGATTGATGTCCTACGGGCTCGCCCCGCCGGACCTGAAGCGCGACGAGTCGGTATCGATATTGCGCGATTTGATACGGGCAATGCCCACCGAACATCTGGAATTCCGGACAATCTGCGGCTGA